GCTTAATTGCAAACATGTTTGCTAGATATGATATACTGAAACATATGATATCTATTTGCGCTCTGCACACCTTTACATATCAACATAGAAACAAGCTCAACTGAGTTGTGCAAAAACAACTGATTTGAAGTAGCCAGTAATTGGACTATTGGTCATCCATTGAAAGGATTAAACAAATAGATGGTAAATATGGACAACTACTGTTATGTGGCAGAATAAGTGAACAACATGAATTCAAACATCAAAGCTCACCCTGTAATTGATCGGTTGGATCAGTTACATCAATCCAATCATAAGATTCAGCATGCAGTGTGCCATAGAGAAGCTTGCTCAGAACTGTCATTCCTGGGTGATTGTGAAGTGGAATAACTGATGACGGCGGCATACAAAATATACCCATCTACATATATTGAAAAATTTAGTGTTCATCAGATGCTGAAACACAGGAGTGTTCTATCTACTAATTTTAAAGCCTCAAAGTACTTACAGAACAGTTCAAATAAAAAACATCACGatcttaaaaaaatgatgatgaTATCTTACAGAGAAACTTTCACTTTCATGAATGTGTAAATATTTGATTGGAGATGTGAACTGGTTAGCCCCATTACGTCCTCTTCTTCCATTTGGTTGACGCGTTGAATTATTCCAATTACGAGCAATCTGTGCTTCATTGTCTAGGCCAACATCTATAGGTCTTATCTCATCTGGGAAAattaaacaaacttaaaaatttaAGTCTGCTGAAGCATTGGATTACACTGAATCAGATCAACAgtaagttttatttttatccTACATTTGCATTGAACTATCTCAGAGAAATCTTACATTGCAAGCTCTAATAGAATATGCAGATTAATGAGATATCTAAGCAAACAGTAACATCTTGCTCTTGAATCATGATATTAACAATCTGGCAGAGATAAAATGCATGGAACTAGCAGTAAGGTATACTGTCAGGCATCAGCATTaaataaatcaaattaatcaaCTCATACTACAGGCAGAGATAAATCGTCCTAGTTACATGGTTGGACATACTTCTTAATTGGTAATAATAACCATTAAGACTATGAGAAAATCTACATCTCAAAAGTTACTGGTTTATATCTTGGCAATGCTTGAACATTTGCTATTGTTTAAAAGAACTAGTAACTAGGAAAAGCAAGTCGGAGACTTGTTTCAAACAATAGAATCTACCGTGCAAAATAGCAGCCCAAAATGGTAAAAGTAAAATAGAGATATGACAGAGGATGATCTACAGTTAACTATGAAATCACCAACATCCAACAATTTAAATTACTCATCCAGCCATCATAATTGTGATGGAAAAAATGTTGCTCATAACAAGAAATAAGAAAACTAGTTGCAGATGGCTTGTTCACCAATACAAAATTGTACAAGACATGAAGTAAATCAAGAATCATGCATGCACAGCAGCAAAGAATCAATAATGCAAGCACAAAGGGCACCACTGCTGTGAGCACCTATGACTAGCGAAGGATTCAACAAGAGCTTTTAGTCCCAAGCATGTTGAGGTAAACAAGAGATGAAACCCAATTTGAGCCACATGAACCAAAAATTATATACAAGATTCtactaataaaaataaaaagtaggAATACTACTTGCAAGGAACACAAGAATCTATAAATAAGCTGAAGAATTCAATATAACTCGGTTTACAGAATAACCAAGAAGGACCGCCACAATAGTCATAGTGGGTCAAGGACATTGCTGTGTATTCTTCTGAAGTTGAACTTCAGAGTACTTGGCTACATGCCAAAAGTGCTTACAAGCCTAGCTCTACAGTGATACCAACATTTCAACAGAATTCTTTACGACAATATTATTGTGTGCTCAACCTTTTTGATTTTGGCTGAATATCAGGCCCAGCTAAACCACTCTGCAACTAAAAAAATGCTTAAAAGATCAAGCGAACTGCACACAAGAGGACAAGATTTGCCATCACCGATAAATCCGGAACCTATAGAGTTATTTCAAAACTTGCTAATCACCATTTAAGCAAGTTTAAATTCATGCCATTTTAGCAGCAAAAAACATGCCATTGCAGCACGAAATGACAAATCTTTAAATTCATAGCAAGATGGTCGTCTTCCATAACAAACATTCAAGCAACAGAGATCTTTCTTCCAAAACAAACATTTTAGCAAGAGTGCATAAACTATTCCAATATTGAGTTCAGGATGAAAAATATGCTTGGAAAGGTGAGATTACTACCAAAgattataaattatataagTTTGACTGACCTAACAATGCACGAACTCTCTCAAGTGCTTCATCGGATATGGGCCCATCCGGAGAAAATGATACTTTACAAGCATTAGACAGGCTCTTTATTTTTGGCATCTTGCACTTCGATGTGCTATTGAGAATATCGGAATTGTCAAACCTTCAAAAGACTGAGTGAATTTGGAACGTGATAATTGCTCAACGGATCCCCACAGTTGTGGCGATAAAGCACAGGCTGTCAATTTTAGCACCTACACAGGCAACAAAGTATCTTATGACATTAGACATGAATAGACCCCTAAAAACAAAAAGAATTGTGTGAAAAGTATAGGAGAACTTGGGGTAACAAAAcatattttacaagatttaGATCGCTTAATCGATATGCGGTGAAGAAAAATCATCATATCTAGAAAAATGTAGTATAGCAAATGCTGAACTCGTATTAAATTCGGATGACGATAATGAGTATACCACATTGATGTGTAATCAGTTAGACATCAAGATCCAACGGAATGACTAAATTTCGAGCCATCTCAAAAAAGGTCCGCATTCACAGTTTAAAGGGATGTCTGCATAGGGTAAAGCCAGTAAGGTCCTCTTAAACCTATGAACTAGCAGACTACCCAATCACGCCCTAAAATTCATGGCCGCGCAGATTCACGGAAAACCGCGCTCGCTGCGACTGCATACCGACTAAACACAAACAGGCAAATCCATCCCCATCCCCGACGAGAACTCCCGCTCAGGGGTCGCCGCGACGCGAtcggcatttcatcaaacaccCCACTGGCATCGGAGCAATGAGACAGCTAAAACTGGACCCAGATCCACCCACACACCCAGCGCCTCACATACGCACCACGAAATGAGACCGAGGACAGACAAACGATGAGGCCGCGGTCGCCCAGGGCAGGTGAATTGGGCGCACCCCCCTCATAAGTTCAGTAGCGTCGCGTGCACCGAGCACAAGGAGAGAATGGGAGCCTCCTCCCGAGGGGCCCGCGTGTGATGAGAAGAGCGTTGTGTTGACCCGTACCATGGCACTTGGCTGCGccagcacagtggggctcacatgCAGCAGCACCTAGTACACTATCATGcgattgaaaaaaataaaataaaatttgagcGGCAGAAAAGGCTTACTAATGACTCGATTTGGAGAACCCCTAATTTGCCtcgcctcctcttcttcctcctcattccAGTCCTCACCCTACCTAGGCTTCTACTAATACTACCCTTCTAGGCTCCAAGGGCACTCCTCTTCACTCTCCGTCAGCCTCGTCCGCATGGCGAGCAGCCGCTGATGGTCCACGGCGTCGTGGTGTGGGGATAGGACGCACACAAGAGGACAAGATTATCAACACAACAATTTAGTTGTGATGTAAATATGATTATGCCAACAATTTAATATGTTAAAAGCTGGCAACCCCagcttttgttttttctttcttttgtatCAAACTCGTATGCTTTCAGTAAAAGCTAGCCGAAAGccatttatcttaaaaaaatgtaaatatgaaTAATTATATACAGAAAACTATTGGCAGAACCACCTAAGAGAATATTGAAAGGTAACTCATAAAATTTAACATGACAGTAGAAGGTCAAGGGTGAAGTAGAATAGTTTAGATTGACTCCACGAGCATCTGTATAAGTGAATCCTTGAATTTAATTGCACAAATATATATGTTGAAGTATATGCAAATATGTTGAAGTTTGGATGGCGTAGCACCTATAAAATTTCGTGCTAGAAGCCTAGAATATATGTGATTTTGGAAACAGTATTTCAATTCATCTTTTCATTGGCAGGAATTGggatttgtcccatcacctctttcattttatttctcctttttaCTTCTAAGACCTTTTGGTTGTGTACCCATTGGCAAAGGccggagatgtaatccatttccattatctaaaaaaaatgttgaagtATATGCTGTTTTTCACATCACAGGTTGTAACTTATAACAAAGGCATAAGTGGAAGCAGCAATACCTCTCAAACAAGAGGCAGATGTAGTGAAATTGGACAAAATAGTAGTGCACAGCTCCAAGAACTGCAAATCAAGCAATCGTTTTTGGGATGTGCACTCATTTCCACTTTTAAGTCATGCTGTGAAAAGCTGCCCTTCGTCCAAGCGCGACACCCTGATCCAAATTGAGGAGACACGCAGAATCAGTATAAGCAAAAGCA
This window of the Oryza sativa Japonica Group chromosome 4, ASM3414082v1 genome carries:
- the LOC4335026 gene encoding plant cysteine oxidase 4 isoform X1, producing the protein MRRKKRRRGKLGVLQIESLVLKLTACALSPQLWGSVEQLSRSKFTQSFEVSFSPDGPISDEALERVRALLDEIRPIDVGLDNEAQIARNWNNSTRQPNGRRGRNGANQFTSPIKYLHIHESESFSMGIFCMPPSSVIPLHNHPGMTVLSKLLYGTLHAESYDWIDVTDPTDQLQELSVRPARLVRDREMSAPETTILYPNRGGNIHTFRAITPCALFDVLSPPYSAEKGRDCSYFRKSSVRETPPVVLPGEINSAEVIWLEELEDHQPPEGFVVARGLYKGPVIRR
- the LOC4335026 gene encoding plant cysteine oxidase 4 isoform X2, which encodes MPKIKSLSNACKVSFSPDGPISDEALERVRALLDEIRPIDVGLDNEAQIARNWNNSTRQPNGRRGRNGANQFTSPIKYLHIHESESFSMGIFCMPPSSVIPLHNHPGMTVLSKLLYGTLHAESYDWIDVTDPTDQLQELSVRPARLVRDREMSAPETTILYPNRGGNIHTFRAITPCALFDVLSPPYSAEKGRDCSYFRKSSVRETPPVVLPGEINSAEVIWLEELEDHQPPEGFVVARGLYKGPVIRR